The Actinomycetota bacterium genome includes the window CCGGGCGTGAGCAGCAGCGGCGAGCCGATCTTCCCCTGCGCCGAGCCGCCCGCGAGCGCGTCGCAGTACGACCCGCCCGCGGCCACGCCGAGCCCTGCCCACGACATGCCCTCCGCCGTGGCGTGCCGCGCGACGATGATCGAGGTCGCGTACCGATCCAGCCCGGCGAGCCGTCCCATGACGCGCCCCTCGCCCGCCGCCGACGCCACGTGTGAGCTCACAGCGCCCGCGGCGCCGAGCACGAGCACGCGGGTCGTGCTGAGCGACTCGAGGGCGTCAGCGGTCGCGCTCGGCAGCGCCGACGCGCGTGTGAGCAGCACCGGACGGCCGAAGAAGCGCGCCGCCGGCGACGCGGCGAGCGCATCGGGGAAGTTCTCGCCGCTCGCGAGGTACGCGGTCCCGTCGGACGACTCACCCCGCGCCATCAGCTCGAACGCAGCCGCCTCTGCTACCCGCGCCGCGGTCTCGTACCGGTCGGCGCCGCCGATCCGGTCCACCTGCGCCACGCCCGCCTCGGCGAGCGCGGAAGCCACCCGGGACGACACCGCGCGCTCGCCACCCACGATCACGGCGCGCGTCACGCCGAGCCGCGCGAGCTCCTCGGCAACGCATCCGGGCAGCTCACGCGGGTCCGTGAGCAGCACGGGGCCGTCCACGGCGCCCGCGAGCCCCGCCCCGCCGAGCGCGTCCGGCCAGGTCAGCCCGGAGCACACGATCGCGGTGTCCGCCGAGCCCGTCTCGGGGAACGAGGCGCGCGACGCAGCCACGGCCGTCTCGTAGCGGTTCGCGCCCTCGATCGGCTCGCACCACGGCTCGTAGTCCTCCTCGATGCGGTTGTAGCGATACGGCGCGAAGCCCGGCTCACCCCAGAACGGATAGACCACGAGCCGCGTGCACGTGCCGCCGCGGCTGCTCGACTGCTCGTAGGACCAGTACTCGGTATGCTCCTCGTTCGCCCAGTTCACGAAGACGATCGAGTGACCGTACGCGTAGCCGGCGTCGTTCGGGCGGTTGATGATGTCGCCGGGGCGCAGCTGCTCCTTGGTGATGGGCGTGAGCACCGCGTCGATGGTGCCGGAGTGGTACGACAGCGGCGTGCCGTTGGCGTAGCGCAGGTTCAGGCAGTACGACGCGAAGCCGGAGCAGTCCCGCCGCCAGCCGAGGCTCGAGTTGGCGACGATGTCGCCGGCCTCGTTCGCCCAGCCCGAGTTACTGTACGGCACGAAGCGATCGACCCAGACCTTGCCGCGGTCGAGCACGGCGTCGCGGGTGATCGCCGAGGCGTTCCCCGGCGCGCCGAGCAGCGCTGCGAGCGCGATGAGCGCGAGCGCACAGACTGCGACACGGTGTCGGCGCGGCTTCACGGTCCGGGGGCCGCCTTCCAAACGGTTCCGCGAGGTGACACGGCTGCGACGTTCGTGGAAAGCGCAGCCATTCTACCATGTCGGCAGGTCGGGCCGCCTCGCTGTGTGACGGCGGGCACCTTCACGGACGGGCCGCGGATGCGCCGCCGAGGGCCGCCCCGCGCACGCCTACCCGAACGAGACGTGCAGCTCCCGCGCGAGCGCGAGCAGCCGGTCGCGGTCCTCGACCGCCGCGTCCCACTCGGCCGGCACCGCGCCCAGCCCGAGCATCGCTCCGAGCAGGCCGCCCGCCACCGCGCCGGTCGAGTCCCGGTCGCCGTCGATGTTGACCGCCGCGAGAACGCCCGCGCGGTAGTCGTCCGGGTGCGCGAGCGCAGCGGCGACCGCGACCGCGAGGCACTCCTCGGCCACCCAGCCCGCGCCCTTCACCGGGTCCGCCGCCACCGCGATCGCGACCTCGGCCGGCTCGGCGCCCACCTCGGCCATCCCGACCGCG containing:
- a CDS encoding cell wall-binding repeat-containing protein codes for the protein MEGGPRTVKPRRHRVAVCALALIALAALLGAPGNASAITRDAVLDRGKVWVDRFVPYSNSGWANEAGDIVANSSLGWRRDCSGFASYCLNLRYANGTPLSYHSGTIDAVLTPITKEQLRPGDIINRPNDAGYAYGHSIVFVNWANEEHTEYWSYEQSSSRGGTCTRLVVYPFWGEPGFAPYRYNRIEEDYEPWCEPIEGANRYETAVAASRASFPETGSADTAIVCSGLTWPDALGGAGLAGAVDGPVLLTDPRELPGCVAEELARLGVTRAVIVGGERAVSSRVASALAEAGVAQVDRIGGADRYETAARVAEAAAFELMARGESSDGTAYLASGENFPDALAASPAARFFGRPVLLTRASALPSATADALESLSTTRVLVLGAAGAVSSHVASAAGEGRVMGRLAGLDRYATSIIVARHATAEGMSWAGLGVAAGGSYCDALAGGSAQGKIGSPLLLTPGTALAGVTAREITAHAEEIGRAHCYGGPKTLTTGVRLGIATCLGM